The proteins below are encoded in one region of Streptomyces roseirectus:
- a CDS encoding DUF1697 domain-containing protein, whose translation MTTTYAALLRGINVGGHRRLPMADLRALLETLGHGAVRTHLQSGQAVFSADHGDETSLAAELEAAIEKHFGFTVDVVVRDHAYLASVVEECPFPAGELEPKQLHVTYFSAPVDAERFAGIDQPALLPEEFRLGDRALYLYAPDGLGRSKLAEQLARPRVTKGLIATTRNWNTVTKLAELTSQG comes from the coding sequence TTGACGACGACGTACGCCGCCCTCCTGCGCGGCATCAACGTGGGCGGCCACCGCAGGCTCCCCATGGCCGACCTGCGCGCCCTCCTGGAGACCCTGGGCCACGGCGCCGTCCGCACCCATCTCCAGAGCGGCCAGGCCGTGTTCAGCGCGGACCACGGCGACGAGACCTCCCTCGCCGCCGAGTTGGAGGCGGCGATCGAGAAGCACTTCGGCTTCACCGTCGACGTCGTCGTCCGCGACCATGCCTACCTCGCGTCGGTCGTCGAGGAATGCCCGTTCCCGGCAGGCGAGTTGGAGCCGAAGCAGCTCCACGTCACCTACTTCTCCGCCCCCGTCGACGCCGAACGCTTCGCCGGGATCGACCAACCCGCCCTCCTCCCCGAGGAGTTCCGCCTCGGCGACCGCGCCCTCTACCTCTACGCCCCCGACGGCCTCGGCCGCTCCAAGCTCGCCGAACAGCTCGCCCGGCCCCGCGTGACGAAGGGCCTGATCGCCACCACCCGCAACTGGAACACGGTGACGAAACTCGCCGAACTCACCTCACAGGGCTAG
- a CDS encoding MMPL family transporter → MGKADVRVRGFAARAGGWSARHRWAAVGIWVLFVVLAMGLGSAMGRVDVGDADGLKGETRTAATIVKDAGIEEPAGETVLVQAKGDRLKATDAEFRRAVTEVMAAVDRTGRVTDVTSPYDSRTISKDGRSALVRFDMRGEAESAGERVEPVLKAVADVRERHADTLRIEEIGSASMNKTFDDAFGDDFKQAEYSAVPVALGILLIAFGALVAALLPVALALTAIMATVGLMGVVSHIQPMSDTADSVMLLVGLAVGVDYCLFYLRREREERDAGRDPQTALRIAAATSGRAIVVSGVTVCVAMAGMLFTGLAEFEAMGLASLMVVAVAMVGSVTVLPALLSLLGTRVEKGRLPFLRRRPGRGGESRLWSAVLKRVLARPWVSVAVAGGALLAITAPALGMKTQNLTLEQEFGDRLPIVQTYVRVNEAFPGGTAPAEVVVKARDISAPDVRSALEEFKVRAVESGASRGPVEIKVHQRQNLAYVYVPLVGGSDLDAAGKSLVKLRDEVRPATLGTVAGVQAPVTGDVAGSHDFNEQLVGSVAPVFVFVVVFAFLLMLLSFRSLTVALTSIALNLLSVGAAYGILVAVFQHGWGASLVGAEGVGAVVTWLPLFLFVILFGLSMDYHVFVVSRIREARVRGRSTADAITHGVVTTAGVVTSAAVIMVAVFAIFGTLSMQSMKQMGVGLAAAVLIDATVIRGVLLPAVMALLGERNWYLPRWLRWLPDMTHDESPAEPVEEPKVPSRV, encoded by the coding sequence ATGGGGAAGGCAGACGTGCGGGTGCGGGGCTTCGCGGCCCGCGCCGGGGGGTGGAGCGCCCGCCACCGATGGGCGGCCGTGGGGATCTGGGTGCTGTTCGTGGTCCTGGCGATGGGTCTCGGCTCGGCGATGGGCCGGGTGGACGTCGGTGACGCGGACGGCCTCAAGGGCGAGACGCGCACCGCCGCGACGATCGTCAAGGACGCCGGCATCGAGGAACCGGCGGGCGAGACCGTCCTCGTGCAGGCCAAGGGCGACCGGCTCAAGGCGACGGACGCCGAGTTCAGGCGGGCCGTGACGGAGGTGATGGCCGCCGTCGACAGGACCGGCCGCGTCACCGACGTCACCTCCCCCTACGACTCGCGGACCATCTCCAAGGACGGGCGCAGCGCGCTCGTGCGGTTCGACATGCGCGGCGAGGCCGAGAGCGCCGGCGAGCGGGTGGAGCCGGTGCTGAAGGCGGTGGCCGACGTGCGGGAGCGGCACGCGGACACGCTGCGGATCGAGGAGATCGGCTCCGCCAGCATGAACAAGACGTTCGACGACGCGTTCGGCGACGACTTCAAGCAGGCCGAGTACTCCGCCGTCCCCGTCGCGCTGGGCATCCTGCTCATCGCGTTCGGCGCACTGGTCGCGGCGCTGCTGCCGGTGGCGCTGGCGCTCACGGCGATCATGGCGACGGTGGGCCTGATGGGCGTCGTCAGCCACATCCAGCCGATGAGCGACACCGCCGACTCGGTGATGCTGCTGGTGGGGCTCGCCGTCGGCGTCGACTACTGCCTGTTCTACCTGCGCCGGGAGCGCGAGGAGCGGGACGCCGGGCGCGATCCGCAGACGGCGCTCAGGATCGCGGCGGCGACCAGCGGGCGGGCGATCGTGGTCTCCGGGGTCACGGTGTGCGTGGCGATGGCGGGCATGCTGTTCACGGGGCTCGCCGAGTTCGAGGCGATGGGGCTGGCCTCGCTGATGGTGGTCGCCGTCGCGATGGTCGGTTCGGTCACGGTGCTGCCCGCGCTGCTGTCGCTGCTGGGCACGCGGGTCGAGAAGGGCCGGCTGCCGTTCCTGCGCCGGCGGCCCGGCCGGGGCGGGGAGAGCCGGCTGTGGTCGGCCGTCCTGAAGCGGGTCCTCGCGCGGCCGTGGGTGTCGGTGGCCGTCGCGGGCGGCGCGCTCCTCGCGATCACCGCACCGGCGCTCGGCATGAAGACCCAGAACCTCACGCTGGAGCAGGAGTTCGGGGACCGGCTGCCCATCGTCCAGACGTACGTGCGGGTCAACGAGGCGTTCCCCGGGGGTACCGCGCCGGCCGAGGTCGTCGTCAAGGCGCGGGACATCTCGGCGCCCGACGTCCGGTCCGCGCTTGAGGAGTTCAAGGTGCGGGCGGTCGAGTCGGGGGCCTCGCGCGGGCCCGTCGAGATCAAGGTGCACCAGCGGCAGAATCTCGCCTACGTGTATGTCCCGCTGGTCGGCGGCTCCGATCTGGACGCGGCGGGCAAGAGCCTGGTGAAGCTGCGGGACGAGGTGCGGCCGGCGACGCTCGGCACGGTGGCGGGAGTTCAGGCGCCGGTCACCGGGGACGTGGCCGGCTCGCACGACTTCAACGAGCAACTCGTGGGCTCCGTCGCCCCGGTGTTCGTGTTCGTCGTCGTCTTCGCGTTCCTGCTGATGCTGCTCTCGTTCCGCTCGCTCACCGTCGCGCTCACCTCGATCGCCCTCAACCTCCTTTCCGTGGGCGCCGCTTACGGGATCCTCGTCGCCGTGTTCCAGCACGGCTGGGGCGCCTCGCTGGTCGGCGCGGAAGGGGTCGGGGCGGTCGTGACCTGGCTGCCGCTGTTCCTCTTCGTCATCCTCTTCGGCCTCTCGATGGACTACCACGTCTTCGTGGTCTCCCGGATCCGCGAGGCCCGGGTGCGCGGCCGGTCCACCGCGGACGCCATCACCCACGGCGTCGTCACCACCGCCGGGGTCGTCACCAGCGCCGCCGTCATCATGGTCGCCGTCTTCGCGATCTTCGGGACGCTGTCCATGCAGTCGATGAAGCAGATGGGGGTCGGTCTCGCGGCGGCCGTCCTCATCGACGCGACGGTCATCCGGGGGGTGCTGCTGCCCGCGGTGATGGCGCTGCTCGGGGAGCGGAACTGGTATCTGCCGCGGTGGTTGCGGTGGCTGCCGGACATGACGCACGACGAGTCGCCGGCGGAGCCGGTAGAAGAGCCGAAGGTGCCGTCGCGGGTGTGA
- a CDS encoding sulfate adenylyltransferase subunit 1, with translation MSTTLPSTTPAGTTLTETTLLRFATAGSVDDGKSTLVGRLLHDSKSVLVDQLEAVERASASRGQEAPDLALLTDGLRAEREQGITIDVAYRYFATAARRFILADTPGHVQYTRNMVTGASTAELTVILVDARNGVVEQTRRHAAIAALLRVPHVVLAVNKMDLVDYEEGVFAAIAEEFTAYALELGVPEVTAIPISALAGDNVVEPSAHMDWYGGPTVLEHLETVPVAHDLAHCHARLPVQFVIRPQTAEHPDYRGYAGQIAAGSFRVGEAVTVLPSGRASRIAGIDLLGVPVEEAWTTQSVTVLLEDDIDVSRGDLIVPSKDAPATTQDVEATVCHVADQPLTVGHRVLIKHGTRTVKAIVKDIPSRLTLDDLSLHPHPGQLVANDIGRVKIRTAEPLPVDSYADSRRTGSFILIDPADGTTLTAGMVGESFAAPEPVKDASDDDGWDF, from the coding sequence ATGAGCACGACACTCCCCAGCACGACTCCCGCCGGGACCACGCTCACGGAGACGACGCTGCTGCGGTTCGCGACCGCCGGCTCCGTGGACGACGGCAAGTCGACCCTCGTCGGCCGGCTGCTGCACGACTCCAAGTCGGTCCTCGTGGACCAACTGGAGGCCGTGGAGCGGGCGTCGGCCTCACGCGGCCAAGAGGCCCCGGATCTCGCCCTGTTGACGGACGGCCTGCGCGCCGAGCGCGAGCAGGGCATCACGATCGACGTGGCCTACCGCTACTTCGCCACCGCCGCACGCCGGTTCATCCTCGCCGACACGCCAGGGCACGTGCAGTACACCCGCAACATGGTGACGGGTGCCTCCACGGCCGAGCTGACGGTGATCCTCGTCGACGCCCGCAACGGCGTCGTCGAGCAGACCCGCCGGCACGCGGCGATCGCGGCCCTGCTGCGCGTCCCGCACGTCGTCCTCGCCGTCAACAAGATGGACCTGGTCGACTACGAGGAGGGCGTGTTCGCGGCGATCGCCGAGGAATTCACGGCGTACGCGCTCGAACTCGGCGTCCCCGAGGTCACCGCGATCCCGATCTCGGCGCTGGCCGGCGACAACGTCGTGGAGCCGTCGGCGCACATGGACTGGTACGGCGGCCCGACGGTCCTCGAACACCTGGAGACCGTCCCCGTCGCCCACGACCTGGCGCACTGCCACGCGCGGCTGCCCGTGCAGTTCGTGATCCGGCCGCAGACCGCCGAGCACCCCGACTACCGGGGCTACGCGGGCCAGATCGCCGCCGGTTCGTTCCGGGTCGGCGAGGCCGTCACCGTCCTGCCGTCGGGGCGCGCCTCGCGGATCGCGGGGATCGACCTGCTGGGCGTGCCGGTCGAGGAGGCGTGGACGACGCAGTCGGTGACGGTCCTCCTGGAGGACGACATCGACGTGTCGCGCGGCGACCTGATCGTGCCGAGCAAGGACGCCCCGGCGACGACACAGGACGTCGAGGCGACCGTCTGCCACGTCGCGGACCAGCCGCTGACGGTCGGGCACCGCGTCCTGATCAAGCACGGCACACGCACGGTGAAGGCGATCGTCAAGGACATCCCGTCCCGGCTCACACTCGACGACCTGTCCCTGCACCCGCACCCGGGACAGCTCGTCGCCAACGACATCGGCCGGGTGAAGATCCGCACGGCCGAGCCGCTGCCCGTCGACTCGTACGCCGACTCGCGCCGCACCGGCTCGTTCATCCTGATCGACCCGGCCGACGGCACCACGCTGACGGCCGGCATGGTCGGCGAGTCCTTCGCCGCCCCGGAGCCCGTCAAGGACGCGTCGGACGACGACGGTTGGGACTTCTGA
- a CDS encoding ABC transporter permease, which yields MASSETKPAPAPGGVEAGLDALETQVTGRVPWTTTLRTKVLPPVTAIVVVLVVWQALISFGIVDDPVKLPSPGDVAAEFKDAWLQGELLGYIWTSVSRGLLGFLMALAIGTPLGLLVARVKFVRAAIGPILSGLQSLPSVAWVPPAVIWLGLNNSMMYAVILLGAVPSIANGLVSGIDQVPPLFLRAGRTLGATGVKGAWHIVMPAALPGYLAGLKQGWAFSWRSLMAAEIIASSPDLGLGLGALLEFGRNANSMAMVFEAIILILFVGIAIDLLIFSPLERRVLRGRGLLVKS from the coding sequence ATGGCCAGCAGTGAGACGAAGCCCGCTCCGGCCCCGGGCGGTGTCGAGGCCGGCCTCGACGCGCTGGAGACCCAGGTCACCGGGCGCGTCCCGTGGACGACGACCCTGCGCACCAAGGTGCTGCCGCCGGTCACCGCGATCGTGGTCGTGCTGGTGGTCTGGCAGGCCCTGATCAGCTTCGGGATCGTCGACGACCCGGTGAAACTGCCCTCCCCGGGCGACGTCGCCGCCGAGTTCAAGGACGCCTGGCTCCAGGGCGAACTGCTGGGCTACATCTGGACCAGCGTCTCGCGCGGTCTGCTGGGCTTCCTCATGGCGCTCGCCATCGGGACCCCGCTGGGGCTGCTGGTGGCCCGCGTGAAGTTCGTGCGGGCGGCGATCGGGCCGATCCTGTCGGGGCTCCAGTCGCTGCCGTCGGTGGCGTGGGTGCCGCCGGCGGTGATCTGGCTCGGGCTGAACAACTCGATGATGTACGCGGTGATCCTGCTGGGCGCGGTGCCGTCCATCGCCAACGGCCTGGTGTCCGGCATCGACCAGGTGCCGCCGCTGTTCCTGCGCGCGGGCCGCACACTGGGCGCGACCGGCGTCAAGGGGGCCTGGCACATCGTCATGCCGGCCGCGCTGCCCGGGTATCTCGCGGGCCTGAAGCAGGGCTGGGCGTTCTCGTGGCGCTCGCTGATGGCCGCCGAGATCATCGCGTCCTCGCCCGATCTGGGCCTGGGGCTCGGCGCGTTGCTGGAGTTCGGGCGCAACGCGAACTCCATGGCGATGGTGTTCGAGGCGATCATCCTCATCCTGTTCGTCGGCATCGCGATCGACCTGCTGATCTTCAGCCCGCTGGAGCGGCGGGTGCTGCGCGGTCGCGGCCTGCTGGTGAAGAGCTGA
- a CDS encoding TIGR03086 family metal-binding protein, giving the protein MTNDSHAHLVECAAEAARIAHGVPAARLGDPTPCTGWDLRTLVNHWVLYTSHGLEHRALRTQLPGKLTETDFTADPDWADAYAAQLDRALAAWSDPAAWEGEIDLGYATLPATDLAGLLIKETAVHGWDVATATGQEFHVSEGTAALVLDVVLRHADLYRQYDGFAAPVELPYDAPVFARALAASGRDPRIG; this is encoded by the coding sequence ATGACGAACGACAGCCATGCCCACCTCGTCGAATGCGCCGCCGAGGCCGCCCGGATCGCCCACGGCGTCCCGGCGGCCCGGCTCGGCGACCCCACCCCCTGCACCGGCTGGGACCTGCGCACCCTGGTCAACCACTGGGTCCTCTACACCTCCCACGGCCTGGAGCACCGCGCCCTGCGCACCCAGCTCCCCGGGAAACTCACGGAAACCGATTTCACCGCCGACCCCGACTGGGCCGACGCCTACGCCGCCCAACTGGACCGCGCGCTGGCCGCCTGGTCCGACCCCGCCGCCTGGGAGGGCGAGATCGACCTGGGCTACGCCACCCTGCCCGCGACCGACCTGGCTGGCCTCCTGATCAAGGAGACCGCCGTACACGGCTGGGACGTCGCGACCGCCACTGGCCAGGAGTTCCACGTCTCCGAGGGGACCGCCGCCCTGGTCCTGGACGTGGTGCTCAGGCACGCCGACCTCTACCGCCAGTACGACGGTTTCGCCGCGCCCGTCGAACTCCCCTACGACGCCCCGGTGTTCGCCCGCGCGCTGGCCGCCAGCGGGCGCGACCCGAGGATCGGCTGA
- a CDS encoding ketopantoate reductase family protein — protein sequence MRYIIIGAGAVGGTIGGRLAGAGRDVVLVARGAHHAALKEHGLRLHVPEGELTCRLPVVDGPGALGELRADDVLVLAVKTQDSEAALAAWGPAPVAGGGTAADRLPLLCAQNGVESQRLALRRFARVYGVCVWLPSAHVEPGVVSAAGSPLTGILHLGRYPHGTDATAHRIAEDLEAAKFEAPVVPDVTRWQYAKLLTNLGNALEAVAGSDGAAALWEQVRAEGEAVLKAAGIEYTGADEERALRGDKITLRPLPGAPRGGGSSWQSLARGTGSIEADYLNGEIALLGRLHGVPTPLNSLLQRLANEFARARRPAGSLPVEELLRLADDAVAFVQEGGADRA from the coding sequence ATGCGCTACATCATCATCGGAGCAGGAGCGGTCGGCGGCACGATCGGCGGGCGGCTCGCGGGCGCCGGCCGGGACGTCGTCCTGGTCGCGCGCGGCGCGCACCACGCGGCGCTGAAGGAGCACGGGCTGCGACTGCACGTCCCCGAGGGCGAGTTGACCTGTCGGCTGCCGGTCGTCGACGGCCCCGGAGCGCTCGGCGAGCTGCGCGCCGACGACGTGCTGGTCCTCGCCGTCAAGACGCAGGACAGCGAGGCCGCCCTCGCCGCGTGGGGCCCGGCGCCGGTCGCCGGGGGCGGGACGGCGGCGGACCGGCTCCCCCTGCTGTGCGCGCAGAACGGCGTGGAGAGCCAACGCCTCGCGCTGCGCCGGTTCGCCCGCGTGTACGGCGTCTGCGTCTGGCTGCCGTCCGCCCACGTCGAACCCGGCGTGGTCTCCGCCGCCGGCTCCCCGCTCACCGGCATCCTCCACCTCGGCCGCTACCCGCACGGCACGGACGCCACCGCCCACCGCATCGCCGAAGACCTGGAGGCGGCGAAGTTCGAGGCGCCCGTCGTCCCCGACGTCACCCGCTGGCAGTACGCGAAACTCCTCACCAACCTCGGCAACGCCCTTGAGGCGGTGGCCGGTTCGGACGGCGCGGCGGCCCTGTGGGAGCAGGTGCGGGCGGAGGGCGAGGCGGTGCTGAAGGCGGCGGGGATCGAGTACACGGGCGCCGACGAGGAGAGGGCCCTGCGCGGCGACAAGATCACCCTCCGCCCGCTGCCCGGCGCCCCGCGCGGCGGCGGCTCCTCCTGGCAGTCCCTCGCGCGCGGCACCGGCAGCATCGAGGCCGACTACCTCAACGGCGAGATCGCCCTCCTCGGCCGCCTCCACGGCGTCCCGACCCCGCTGAACTCCCTCCTCCAGCGCCTCGCCAACGAGTTCGCCCGCGCACGCCGCCCGGCCGGATCGCTGCCGGTCGAGGAGCTGCTGAGGCTCGCGGACGACGCTGTCGCGTTTGTTCAAGAAGGCGGGGCGGACCGCGCCTAG
- a CDS encoding ABC transporter ATP-binding protein, whose amino-acid sequence MATALAKAAEGAESVEHAARIQHVSKSFTGPAGSQLVLDDITLDVAPGEFVTLLGASGCGKSTLLNLVAGLDEPSAGTIATDGRPSLMFQEHALFPWLTAGKNIELALKLGGVPKPERRPRAEELLELVRLKGSYGKRVHELSGGMRQRVALARALAQDSRLLLMDEPFAALDAITRDVLHDELTRIWAETGLSVLFVTHNVREAVRLAQRVVLLSSRPGRVAREWTVDIPQPRRIEDAPVAELSLEITEVLRGEISRHGQQ is encoded by the coding sequence ATGGCCACTGCCCTCGCCAAGGCGGCCGAAGGGGCCGAGTCGGTGGAGCACGCCGCACGGATCCAGCACGTCTCGAAGTCCTTCACCGGACCCGCGGGCTCGCAGCTCGTCCTGGACGACATCACGCTCGACGTCGCGCCGGGCGAGTTCGTCACCCTCCTGGGGGCCTCCGGCTGCGGCAAGTCGACCCTGCTCAACCTCGTGGCCGGGCTCGACGAGCCGTCCGCCGGGACCATCGCCACGGACGGGCGGCCGTCCCTGATGTTCCAGGAACACGCCCTGTTCCCATGGCTGACCGCGGGCAAGAACATCGAACTCGCCCTGAAACTGGGGGGAGTTCCCAAGCCGGAGCGGCGCCCCAGGGCCGAGGAACTGCTCGAACTGGTGCGGCTGAAGGGCTCGTACGGCAAGCGCGTCCACGAACTGTCCGGCGGGATGCGCCAGCGGGTGGCGCTGGCGCGCGCGCTCGCCCAGGACAGCCGGCTGCTGCTGATGGACGAGCCGTTCGCCGCGCTCGACGCCATCACACGGGACGTCCTGCACGACGAACTGACCCGGATCTGGGCCGAGACGGGCCTGTCGGTGCTGTTCGTCACGCACAACGTGCGCGAGGCGGTGCGGCTCGCGCAGCGCGTCGTGCTGCTGTCGTCGCGGCCCGGCCGGGTGGCCCGCGAGTGGACCGTGGACATCCCGCAGCCGCGCCGCATCGAGGACGCCCCGGTGGCCGAACTGTCCCTGGAGATCACCGAAGTACTGCGTGGGGAGATCAGCCGCCATGGCCAGCAGTGA
- a CDS encoding aliphatic sulfonate ABC transporter substrate-binding protein, translated as MPASSPLPRRGLAVAAALPLFTLAACGYGSESKDTSAEQKVAAGAQKTDGLDSVKIGYFGNLTHGTALVGRQQGFFQKALGATKAEYATFNAGPSEIEALNAKSIDIGWIGPSPSINGYTASNGTNLRIVGGSASGGVKLVVNPAKIKTLADVKGKKIATPQAGNTQDVAFLNWIAEQGWKVDAKSGKGDVSVVRTDNKITPDAYKSGSIDGAWVPEPTASKLVAEGAKVLLDEASLWPDKKFVITNIIVRQDFLKEHPAAVEAVLKASVETNKWINANPDQAKAVANARLAEDSGKALPAKVLDPAWKSIQFIDDPLAATLDAQAAHAVKAGLLTKPKLDGIYDLTLLNKVLKAEGASPVDDAGLGVK; from the coding sequence GTGCCTGCCTCCTCCCCGCTTCCGCGCCGCGGTCTCGCGGTGGCCGCCGCGCTCCCCCTGTTCACCCTGGCCGCCTGCGGCTACGGCTCCGAGTCCAAGGACACCTCCGCCGAGCAGAAGGTCGCCGCCGGCGCGCAGAAGACCGACGGACTGGACTCCGTCAAGATCGGCTACTTCGGCAACCTCACCCATGGCACGGCGCTGGTGGGCCGTCAGCAGGGCTTCTTCCAGAAGGCGCTCGGCGCGACCAAGGCCGAGTACGCGACGTTCAACGCGGGCCCCTCGGAGATCGAGGCGCTGAACGCGAAGTCGATCGACATCGGCTGGATCGGCCCCTCCCCCTCGATCAACGGCTACACCGCCTCGAACGGCACCAACCTGCGGATCGTCGGGGGGTCGGCGTCGGGCGGCGTGAAGCTGGTGGTGAACCCGGCGAAGATCAAGACCCTGGCGGACGTCAAGGGCAAGAAGATCGCGACCCCGCAGGCCGGCAACACGCAGGACGTGGCGTTCCTCAACTGGATCGCCGAGCAGGGCTGGAAGGTCGACGCGAAGAGCGGCAAGGGTGACGTCTCCGTCGTCCGCACCGACAACAAGATCACCCCGGACGCCTACAAGTCCGGTTCCATCGACGGCGCGTGGGTGCCGGAGCCGACCGCGTCGAAGCTGGTCGCCGAGGGCGCGAAGGTGCTGCTCGACGAGGCGTCGCTGTGGCCGGACAAGAAGTTCGTCATCACGAACATCATCGTGCGCCAGGACTTCCTGAAGGAGCACCCGGCGGCCGTCGAGGCGGTCCTGAAGGCGTCCGTCGAGACGAACAAGTGGATCAACGCCAACCCGGACCAGGCGAAGGCCGTCGCCAACGCCCGGCTCGCCGAGGACTCCGGCAAGGCGCTCCCGGCGAAGGTCCTCGACCCGGCGTGGAAGTCCATCCAGTTCATCGACGACCCGCTGGCCGCCACCCTCGACGCCCAGGCGGCGCACGCGGTCAAGGCGGGCCTGCTCACCAAGCCGAAGCTCGACGGCATCTACGACCTGACGCTGCTGAACAAGGTCCTCAAGGCCGAGGGCGCGAGCCCGGTCGACGACGCCGGTCTCGGCGTCAAGTAA
- a CDS encoding sirohydrochlorin chelatase, giving the protein MFRKPVRPVLLVVAHGSRDPRHAATVHALVRRVRSLRRGLRVETGFLDFNSPSVPEVLESLAAEGVRDVVALPLLLTRAFHAKADIPAVLADAPGALRIRQAAVLGPSPLLLTALERRLAQAGLTPADKSSTGVVLASAGSTDPEAIAVIADIAREWWHTGWCAVRPAFASASLPRTEDAVRELRDLGCRRVAVAPYVLAPGFLPDRIARGAAGADVLADVLGPAPEVARLLLRRYDEARGAQPILGSRPLAASARANTGAS; this is encoded by the coding sequence GTGTTCCGTAAGCCGGTTCGCCCCGTCCTTCTGGTGGTCGCCCACGGCAGCCGTGACCCCCGGCACGCGGCGACCGTGCACGCCCTGGTGCGGCGGGTGCGGTCGCTGCGGCGGGGGCTGCGCGTGGAGACCGGCTTCCTCGACTTCAACTCCCCTTCCGTCCCTGAGGTGTTGGAGTCACTGGCGGCGGAAGGGGTGCGTGACGTGGTGGCGTTGCCGCTGCTGCTGACGCGGGCCTTCCACGCCAAGGCGGACATCCCGGCCGTCCTCGCGGACGCGCCGGGCGCCCTGCGGATCCGGCAGGCGGCGGTCCTCGGGCCCTCGCCGCTGCTGCTCACGGCGCTCGAACGCCGCCTGGCCCAGGCGGGGTTGACGCCCGCCGACAAGTCCTCGACCGGGGTCGTGCTGGCCTCGGCGGGGTCCACCGACCCGGAGGCGATCGCGGTGATCGCCGACATCGCGCGGGAGTGGTGGCACACCGGCTGGTGTGCCGTGCGGCCCGCGTTCGCCTCCGCCTCCCTGCCCCGCACCGAGGACGCGGTACGGGAGCTGCGCGACCTCGGCTGCCGCCGCGTCGCCGTCGCACCGTACGTCCTCGCGCCCGGGTTCCTCCCCGACCGCATCGCGCGCGGGGCGGCCGGCGCGGACGTCCTCGCCGACGTCCTCGGCCCGGCGCCCGAGGTGGCGCGGCTGCTGCTGCGCCGGTACGACGAGGCGCGCGGGGCTCAGCCGATCCTCGGGTCGCGCCCGCTGGCGGCCAGCGCGCGGGCGAACACCGGGGCGTCGTAG
- the cysD gene encoding sulfate adenylyltransferase subunit CysD, producing MTTTVATATGGTYALSHLDALESEAVHIFREVAGEFENPVILFSGGKDSIVMLHLALKAFRPAAVPFSLLHVDTGHNFPEVLDYRDRAVARHGLRLHVASVQDYIDRGVLKERPDGTRNPLQTLPLTEKIQAEKFDAVFGGGRRDEEKARAKERVFSLRDEFSQWDPRRQRPELWNLYNGRHAPGEHVRVFPLSNWTELDVWQYIAREGIELPEIYFAHEREVFQRSGMWLTAGEWGGPKASEQVEKRLVRYRTVGDMSCTGAVDSDATTLDAVIAEIAASRLTERGATRADDKLSEAAMEDRKREGYF from the coding sequence GTGACCACCACCGTCGCGACGGCCACCGGGGGCACCTACGCCCTCTCGCATCTGGACGCCCTCGAATCGGAGGCCGTGCACATCTTCCGCGAGGTCGCGGGCGAGTTCGAGAACCCGGTGATCCTGTTCTCGGGCGGCAAGGACTCCATCGTCATGCTGCACCTGGCGCTGAAGGCGTTCCGCCCGGCGGCGGTGCCGTTCTCGCTGCTGCACGTCGACACCGGGCACAACTTCCCCGAGGTCCTGGACTACCGGGACCGCGCCGTCGCCAGGCACGGGCTGCGGCTGCACGTCGCCTCGGTGCAGGACTACATCGACCGGGGCGTCCTCAAGGAACGGCCCGACGGGACCCGCAACCCGCTCCAGACGCTGCCGCTGACGGAGAAGATCCAGGCGGAGAAGTTCGACGCGGTGTTCGGCGGCGGGCGCCGCGACGAGGAGAAGGCCCGCGCGAAGGAGCGGGTGTTCTCGCTGCGGGACGAGTTCTCGCAGTGGGACCCGCGCCGCCAGCGCCCGGAGCTGTGGAACCTCTACAACGGCCGGCACGCGCCCGGCGAGCACGTGCGCGTGTTCCCGCTGTCCAACTGGACCGAGCTGGACGTGTGGCAGTACATCGCCCGCGAGGGCATCGAGCTGCCGGAGATCTACTTCGCGCACGAGCGCGAGGTGTTCCAGCGGTCCGGGATGTGGCTGACGGCCGGCGAGTGGGGCGGGCCGAAGGCGTCGGAGCAGGTCGAGAAGCGGCTGGTGCGCTACCGCACGGTCGGCGACATGTCCTGCACGGGCGCCGTCGACTCCGACGCGACGACCCTGGACGCGGTCATCGCCGAGATCGCCGCGTCCCGGCTGACGGAACGAGGTGCCACCCGCGCCGACGACAAGCTGTCCGAGGCCGCGATGGAGGACCGCAAGCGCGAGGGGTACTTCTAA